From Phragmites australis chromosome 5, lpPhrAust1.1, whole genome shotgun sequence, a single genomic window includes:
- the LOC133918811 gene encoding calcineurin B-like protein 7: protein MGCASSKQFKRAPGYEDPIILAMETTFSVNEVEALYELYKKISHSISKDGLIHKEEFQLALFRNSNKKNLFADRIFDLFDLKRNGVIDFGEFVRSLNIFHPDTPMAEKIAFAFRLYDLRSTGYIEHEELKEMVLAILNESDLLLSDDAVEQIVDQTFKQADLNGDGKIDPDEWRAFASKNLGLLKNMTLPYLKDITMAFPSFVLTSEVCDEEL, encoded by the exons ATGGGCTGTGCATCTTCCAAGCAGTTCAAGCGAGCTCCGGGATATGAGGATCCTATTATCCTGGCCATGGAGACTACAT TTTCTGTGAATGAAGTGGAGGCCCTCTATGAGCTGTACAAGAAGATAAGCCATTCCATATCCAAGGATGGGCTTATTCATAAG GAGGAGTTCCAACTTGCTCTCTTCAGGaacagcaacaagaagaatCTCTTCGCCGATCGG ATATTTGATCTGTTTGATCTGAAGCGCAATGGGGTGATTGATTTCGGGGAGTTTGTTCGGTCCCTCAACATTTTCCACCCCGATACGCCTATGGCTGAAAAGATTGCCT TTGCATTTCGGTTATATGATCTGAGAAGTACTGGATACATTGAGCACGAAGAG TTGAAGGAAATGGTGCTTGCCATTCTGAATGAATCAGATTTGCTTCTTTCTGATGACGCTGTCGAACAAATTGTGGATCAG ACGTTCAAGCAAGCAGACCTGAACGGTGACGGGAAGATAGATCCCGATGAATGGAGGGCTTTTGCAAGTAAAAACCTAGGTTTACTGAAGAATATGACGCTTCCATACCTAAA GGACATAACCATGGCATTTCCTAGCTTTGTTCTGACCTCTGAAGTTTGTGATGAAGAATTGTAG